The following coding sequences are from one Maniola hyperantus chromosome 7, iAphHyp1.2, whole genome shotgun sequence window:
- the RpL7 gene encoding large ribosomal subunit protein uL30, whose product MVAITEKTAPAEKKVAKGKEDSKKLPAVPESVLKHRKRREALRARRIQVTIKRRSAAIKKKKEIFKRAEQYVKEYRIKERDEIRLVRQARNRGNYYVPGEAKLAFIMRIRGINQVSPKVRKVLKLFRLRQINNGVFIKLNKATVNMLRIAEPYITWGYPNLKSVRELIYKRGFAKVNGQRVPISSNKIIEDKLGKNNIICVEDLIHEIFTVGDKFKYASNFLWPFKLNNPTGGWRKKTIHYVDGGDFGNREDKINELLKRMV is encoded by the exons ATGGTGGCGATAACGGAGAAGACGGCTCCGGCCGAGAAAAAGGTAGCAAAGGGTAAGGAAGACAGCAAGAAGCTCCCCGCTGTCCCAGAGTCGGTGCTCAAGCACCGCAAACGCAGAGAAGCTCTGCGCGCTCGCCGCATtcag GTTACAATCAAAAGGCGTTCAGCGGCCATCAAGAAAAAGAAGGAAATCTTCAAACGGGCTGAACAGTATGTTAAGGAATACCGTATTAAGGAGCGTGATGAAATCAGACTAGTAAGACAG gcacGCAACAGAGGCAACTACTATGTACCCGGTGAAGCCAAGCTTGCATTCATTATGCGTATCCGTGGTATCAATCAGGTCTCACCTAAG GTTCGCAAAGTCCTCAAGCTGTTCAGACTAAGACAGATCAACAATGGCGTTTTCATAAAACTGAACAAAGCTACAGTGAACATGCTTCGTATTGCCGAGCCTTACATCACATGGGGTTATCCCAACCTCAAGAGCGTGCGGGAG CTTATCTACAAGCGCGGTTTTGCCAAAGTGAACGGCCAAAGAGTTCCCATCTCTTCCAACAAGATCATTGAAGACAAACTTGGCAAGAACAACATCATCTGCGTGGAGGACCTCATCCACGAAATCTTCACTGTTGGTGATAAGTTCAAG TATGCGAGTAATTTCCTGTGGCCGTTCAAACTCAACAACCCAACGGGTGGCTGGCGCAAGAAGACCATTCACTACGTCGACGGCGGCGACTTCGGAAACCGCGAGGACAAGATCAACGAGCTACTTAAGCGAATGGTCTAA
- the LOC117983721 gene encoding rhodanese domain-containing protein CG4456-like, which yields MFALHRSLAFTRLAVKGVQYKYKGMEYYIIYPRTPLTENLTSKILYSSMVDPKRVVSYEDMLKVIHQPEKVIIDVRNPDEVNSTGKIPSSINIPLGNVQDALATMSDEEFQKTFRRTKPSASDELIFYCRSGKRSTEALDKALKLGFNKSKTYLGSWNDWSSKQK from the exons ATGTTTGCATTGCATCGTTCATTAGCTTTCACCCGATTGGCGGTTAAAGGGGTTCAATATAAATATAAGGGCAtggaatattatataatat ATCCCAGGACACCCCTAACAGAAAATCTAACTTCAAAGATACTTTATTCAAGCATGGTTGATCCTAAAAGAGTTGTGAGTTATGAAGACATGCTGAAAGTAATCCACCAGCCAGAGAAAGTGATTATAGATGTCCGGAATCCAGATGAAGTTAATTCTACTGGAAAAATACCTTCAAGCATAAATATACCat TGGGGAATGTCCAAGATGCCCTGGCAACTATGTCTGACGAAGAGTTTCAGAAAACATTTAGAAGAACAAAACCATCAGCTTCGGATGAGCTTATATTTTATTGCCGATCTGGTAAACGTTCAACTGAGGCTTTAGATAAAGCATTGAAACTTGgatttaataa atcCAAAACTTACCTAGGCAGTTGGAATGATTGGTCTAGCAAACAAAAgtga